The window AGAATGTTGTTATCAGCCTGCAGCACTTACTTCAAGCAGATATTCAGAGAGAATCCTTGTCAACATCCTGTGATTATATTCAGAAACTTCAAGTTCGAAGACCTTAACGCGATTATCAACTTTATGTATCATGGtgaagtaaacatttttcaGGAACAATTGGAATCATTCCTTATAACTGCAGAGCTTTTAGAGGTTAAGGGTTTGACAGATAATGTGGAGGATGAATCATCTAAAAACCAGTTAAGAATCAGTGACAACACATCCTTAGACTTAAGTTCTAAATCAAGTAGATTTAATGAGGATATTGTGCCTGTATTGTTGGATGAACCAATTAATTTAGCTACTATGCAAACTGCCAGAGAAGAGTACATTCCACAAGCAAACACTACTAAAAATATTCCAGAACAGGAGAATGGTAATGTAGAAATGCAACCGGAAATACCTAAAGAACCAGAAGCAAGTAAAGCAGATGATaatgcaaaattaaaaacagCTCCATCTAGTGAGGATATGCAGGTTGATACACAATCTACATCTGTTGAAGACTTATCAGAGAAAAATAATTCTGGTAAGTATTGCTGTAATACTTggtatttatgaatgaaaaaggATGATATTATCaatgtattatgttttataaaacttattgtaTAAGTGTATAAATATCAACATACATCTGACTCGAATAGGACTTACtgtactattttatatatatttttaatgacaattCAGTGAAGGACTATGGTGATACCAAGGTCTCTCTCTAGCACtgtttataacataaattattattgtttcagaaTCGGAATTGGCTAAATTTCGCTGTCAACTATGTCCAAAAGGCTTCAAACATCCAACATCATTAACATTGCACAAGGATTCACACGCTGGAAAAACTCAATGTCCTGTTTGTCACCGATCATTTTCACGGTCATATGACATGAGGAGTCATTTACAAAGGATACATCAGGGGAAACAACTGACTATCAAAGAGATCAGATATAAGAATACAAGTGACAATCTCACACCGAAACCCTTCACacataatatttagaataaGCATCACGGTAACTGTGTTACCAACATTTTTAGCACATAGTGCATTGCCTaaacatgaaataataattatatgaacatatatacatatacaaatatattttatttactatttttaaatgtcacaaATGATATTGCTCAGTTCTGTAGCTTTGGCTATTTTTATACTAGTCTAATAAtactgtttttaatataataattgtttccaTTATTCTCTGTTTTATTAACACCATTCTGCATCTACAACTTGATTATAAATTGTACgaggtatttttatatgatattaCCTATGACTTCATTTCATAGCACCGCTATTAAAATACTGGCAGTTAATTCTGTCATCTTGCATAGCCGACGTAGGCAAAAAACCGCCAGGTTAAAGTGAGATTGGGCTGGGCTCGTTTAAATTACCTACATTGCTAGTAGGTGGATACCACAAGATGGTCGGTGGCGAAAAGGAAGGCCCAAggggagatggcgggatgaacTGGATGCATTCCTGATTGGGTGGCCGAATGCAACAATAGACAGAGGGGACTGGAAATTCAAGGGAGATTCTTTTGCTCAGTAGTGGGAAATAGAtgtaggaaaataaaaaaatctgtcgtCTTAGTTCACTTTCACTTTTTCATGTTATGGTTTCACAGTGGTTGGCGGTTAATAAGCTTATGATACTCTATGGTGGTAGAACTGCTGGGTGTTGATTTTTTGCGTCTTTGTCGCCAAAAGCGACAAATTATTCCGCTGATCACACTAATAACACAGCTCTCGAAGATCGTGGATTGGATTTAAACACTATTTTTTCATGGTTAACCGGGGGTGTTTCGATATCTATAGGTACTATGAGCCTCCGAACCTAGGTCACCTGACGCTTTAAATCATATCGTAGGTACTTATTGGTTTTTGTCTACGTCCagcaaaaaacaaaattaacaatatagGAAGGTTCCTACctatatcattttattagatatcatgtttttaatataaaagccGCGAATATCGTACGAATAGTTccacacaatatttttactatcCTATAGTTAACATTTTCATTCAATCTTTCAAAACTCTACAATACCGTTTACTCTCCGATCACGTTAAAAAATGAACAGTGGTTAGTAAACACACAAAAGTGGGGTAAATGGACGACTTGAAGATTAAAGGGCTTTCAACCTTACGCCCTACGAATTAGAGGGCAAGTCGTACGTCTAATAAATCAATAGcttgaaaaataatacaattaatatgaaatacacaTAAGATTCTTTCTAAATACGCTGATGTACAGACCTACCTACGTTATATTTAGTTCTAATAGTTTTTCACGATGAACAAGTCCtcgaatttatttaaaacactggTACCTAATCTCCTAGATACAATAGTTACCAAGTTAAAAGAATTAAAACTGTAGATGGCGCCAAACAAACAAGTTACCTAACGACTAAAGATGAGTAGAGTCCATTttgactacaaaaatataataacagtcgttaatcaAAGAAAATACCTAGTATTAAATACGTACCTCACATTGTATAAAtggtatgaataaaaaataatttacatgaaATCAAAAATTATTAGGTAGTATTAGCAGTAaataagtagaaataaaaagaaagggAGAGATATAGACATTTGCTCTAGAAAAACAAACTGCAGTAATACTTGAGAAAAAAAACGCAACAGTAGCCATCATCAATTCTATAAGTTCGAGGGGAACTAATCGCGTTAGAGCATGCAGTAATAGTAGAAGCACGCGTAGGGGTAAAAGCTAAGAACCAAAAAGCTTCAGTAGCCGGGCGGGACAATCAGGGGTTGTAGAGGCGGGGGTGGCGGGGGTCGGGCGGAGAGCGCTCGATACGCGCGCGCGCCGCGGTCCGCCACTCAGCCAGTCGCATTTCGACATCGTTGCGCTCGGTTTGTAGCACATTTATCGGCGCGATCTGTCAAACGCTACGATATCGATATATTATAAGTCTTACGTTTTCACGAAGTACGTATATTATTCAATAAGAAAAAAGAGATGATTAATTAACGTATGTTTTTAATAGATTCGGGAGTGAAATGATAtagttttgttgtattttattaaattgtttacattCGCACCACATGTTTACTTACGGCTACGTTTATATTTGATAAGCAACAATGTTGCTTTTGTTTTTGCAATTGATCGAGTGCagtgatttatttaataagggaAATTGTggtttcattcataaaatgcATTTACAGTGATTCAATACTCAATTTTGCATGTTATCTGAATCGTGCATTTTGGTGAGGTGATAAGTAGGTGTTCTTTTCACGTAACGTTCGGATATCTGTGAAGTTTCATGGAAATAGCTCGTGCTTTTATTCAGTAAAATGAGTGTGTGAATTTTTGATGGTGTGTCGTGAACGAGAGCGCGTGTAGAGTTGAGATTCGCTCGGTGAGCGTCGCGCGACGGCGCAACGAGGGTATTgatcggcggcggcggcgggtcGCGAGACGCCGGCGTTCGCCTGCCGCCTAAATAAAGCTCCGCATGTGTGCGCCCCGCCTCGCCGCCCTACGTCGATGCCGCccgacgccgccgccgccgtgcCGTCAACGTCTTCTACCATAGCGTACGCCAACTACCAACATGCGCCACCATCAAATGTTTCACACACACATCATTCTTGTCTAATACGTATTTGTCTTCGGTTTATAAATGAAGTAGAGAATAGGAGAATGgataaacaactttttttctaatttcaaaAACCAAATAGGTTAAAACCTACTCGTCtagtctaataaataaaaaataccaatattgattttttaagGTCATCCTTTTAAAacgtaaagaaataattatttataaattataaatcttGTGCTCTAGTTAGCTACTGCTCAGTGCTCagcatttgtttattaaatttgttaaaagtcaaaaagaaatatgttaaggccttaaacttaattatttgaACATTATGGATTAGATTCTAGTCGTTTACTTAATTTTACGAATTGAATCAAGCATTTTCTGTGGTCGCACGTATAGacacgataaaaatattatggaaATGTAAATTAGTTGACTGTATGAGGCTGTGCTATACCTACATAGAGTTGGCGCTTATTTAAACTTGCAGCCAGTCTACTCATACAGCTCAAACAAATTTAAGACTATAGCTACTTACTACCTACCTAtactactattttttattgcatcgGTTGAAATATCTTCGAAGTCGTTTGATTTAATAGAATTATGTGCATTGCCTTATTGGcagtagtaagtaggtataattaataatgttagagGTGCGGTTTAGTCTGAGACAAATTGCATTTACTGAAGCTCCACAGACTATGGTatcgttaattataattacttcaCTCCCGAATCTAGTGTCTTTGTCGTCTTAACGTGTTATCATCAAATTGGTAAGCAATAATTACAGTAAGCATTTTGTTGTAGGTGTGAAATGTTGGATTAAGTGAGCGATTAGCTAGAGAGAGCTATGGCGCACACTGTGCTGGCGGGCGGAGCGCTGCTCTGTGCCCTCAGCGTGGCGCTGCAGGCGCGTGCCTTCACCCTGCTGCCGCACGACGTACGCCCCGGCCACGCCGTACAACACTTCGTCGGCAATCACTCGCGTTACACGCTCCTCGATCCGGAGTTCACGTCCTATTTTACTCTCCTCGATGATGGACTCCTCATGACAACGGCCGATTTAACCCCGTTACTCAACCAGCCTATTAATCTGGCTGTGCTAGAACAGACTCCTTATAGTAGTTCTGCACATTCCATACACCTCCTTGTGATGGATCGGCGGCGCATGCTACATTTTTCCGCGGCCAATGGTTTGGTCGGGGAAATTCCCGAAAATGCGCCACCTGGAACAGTCGTGGATCTCACACCTATAAGGGCTACGGCTCTACTTGACGTAGGTCCACTagcatataaaattgtaaaaggcAACGAAGATTCAGTGTTCTCTCTACGAGAGAAAGGGAAGATTGTAAATAATCCTGAAGTTAAGTCAGTAGTCACAGAAGGCGAAGTAGAAATTATTGCTACAAGGTCTTTAGATGCTGAGAAAAAGAATCGATATGAACTTGTAGTTCAAGCTACCGATATTCATGGAGCAAATAAAGCTCATTTGAAAATTAGAATAGACGTTATTAACGAAAATGATCATGAACCAAGATTCGATCAAGACGTTTACTACTTCGCTGTGAACGGGACGACTGACGAAAACGGACCCAACGGGACTGCGCATTGGCAAAGATTTTCTAACATTGGTCAAGTTCACGCTTACGATGCAGACGATGACCGAGTTTATTATTCGTTACAAACACCGACTAATCTGGCCGTCATTGTGCCTCAGACAGGAGAATTGATACTGGCTGGTGAACCAGATGGTCACGAAACAGAATTGAGAGTTCTTGCACACGATACAGGCTTCCCACCTCGCAAGAGTCAGCCTGCTCGCGTTTTCCTTGAGTTCATTGTTCGAGATCAAAAAGAATTACCTGTACTTCATCGGGAAAAGCGACGCGTCACAAGGGCTGTAAGACCAACGAAGAGAATTGAATTTACGGAGGCTGATGGTGAAGTTGAAGGACGTGCTGTTTTTACTTTAGAGAAAGAAACGGACCGCGAGACATTTAAAATTAGGGACGAAAATCCGTGGGTTACTGTTGAACCAAGTGGTGTAGTGAAAGTTAAAAAGAAGTGGGACTATGAGGAGCTGGGACCTGAGAAGACCATCGACTTCTGGGTGACGATCACCAACGCAGGAAACGGAGGTAAGTCTTCAATGTTTTAACTCTCTAGAATCTGTATTTCGaaacttttactttattttatgggACCACTATGCTAAGGAGACGCTACATTAATTCAGATAGCTCAAACAGTTTTTAGCATTTTCCCCTTAAATAACGTTTTCGTACTTCTTAATCTTTGGATTTTTTACCGTCGCGATGTAAGGAGATCACATCATAGTAGGTAGATCTGTTAAATAGAAAGACAGTAACCAAAtgatcataataaatataacttatcaTAGGTTTAACAAATAAACGTGTAGCGTAGATAAAATGTGttgaatgaattattataaaactaatgttGTTACGTTACtaatatcgctccttgaatacaaaagggccacaactcaaaaaaaaatgaaaatcgttttattgcaaaaatgacacctgaaccacctatattttatagtaaaaaaaaaaacccccatcatttttgcttatattatggctgaactgacttactgccctttttgcattagctcactttgacaggtaatgtcagtgcaaaacagccgctttatgagttacgcccgaaaattttacgcaaacgcacgtcagttgcgtgaaaaagtgcctcaatccaaaatatgtctgtgttggatgcaaaatatcaggtaagtgtgattatattttacaatacaaaactgccatattttggaaaacgtcctttttgcattcaaacattagtatttgttattttttattttgtaatacaaaattgccatatttgaaatacgtcctttttgcaatccaatattagttaagtataattatatttaataatataacggtagcatattttgaaatacgtcccttttgcattaaattattgtggaataaataataatttttagcgtgctagaatgggaaggccagaaatatgaccgtttggcatgattataatttttgttttcgatacaattttaaaaataaaataatacattttgatgcaggcaaaggcaagaggcaccctttcctttcaaatccctctttcaggggcaagatccgaccagtctttttcaaatgcgtctaggtcatcccgccatctccatttaagtctcccgcgtctgctattaccaccttctggcatccagttggtagatatgcgggcccacctttccgaatgcatgtggataatgtggccggcttagttccatttcagccaggcggtcttctcccctacatcggctatgcgagtttgggagcgcagtatagaatttcggacgtgatctgttcttttgacgcataatatactacgcttaatcgctctctggctctttctggttttccgtaagggaccatgtttgggcagcgtaggtaaggacgggtagtagacataaacatgtcgacgaactttcgcttcagtgacagtggaaggttacccttcattagctctttcctggaccaggatctctttcaggcacttgtgacacgtttgtccaactctttgtcccgtcggttgttaaaagaggttatctggccctagcaagtgtactcgtcgacatagtctatgacgtgcccgtcttcctcgaccctacgttttgtgttgttggtcataacctgggtttttgtacggttcttacttagtccaatctgaaggcttgccgtgctcagatctttgagcattgattcgagttccgatgccgaaaaagagaagaggactacgtcgtctacaaaacaaaggtttgttaactgtttaccactaacaactatgcttttgattgccataacaccgccaggctcgtGTACGcagtgctggtaaataatttgagagatagcgggtctccctgtttcacgcttctttggatttggaatgatattgttgtctattgctttgatgagtttgatgaatgaaggttcgattctacatagtatatttaagtaggacttggatagagtgatgattctatggcggaatgagtaatgctgtcaaaagctttggaataatccacgaatgctaaatataaaggcttataaaactcaaaaaccttttctattatcttatttctttaatactcctgctgcactcagtctactcgtcacgttacccattgattgataatgatgattgatgtttaattttactaaataataaaagttacgcacaaagttgatctcaataattttacttacttaataaaaagttaagattttttaatttagattgtttaatacaatgttttcctggtccattcagttatggttttacttagtaatcattattaaactttttggtacggtttttttaccaaaaaagtacaattaaccatttttatttggaaaactgtgtttaaattttgacatatttttcataatactggttcaaattttgaatgcaaaagggaacttatatgcttttttctcttaataggtaacatctattacaaagtttattttgtagatagatagagctaaaaaatacgcatctaatgatatattaacatcttacatttaataaataaatatatgaaatattataaaaaaacagtttcaaaaatttgttttggctctcctgtaaaatttatagatttcgatttgtggcccttttgtattgaaggagcgatataatgacattattattcaACTCAACATAATCCATAACATTCAAAAGAAAAGGTGTAGAGGcaacacaattttatattttttgttaaagaagCCGTTCAGTTTTTTATCCATCCACTACTCTCAATGTCTATATCAAGGGCAAATTGAGATAATGATAGGGAAGAATGGGTTGGGGTGGGATCTGTTGTATTATGTCGTCTCTACGTAAAATGGCGGCCTTAAAATTGAGTTAATGGTCGTTTTTATCTACTAATGATGTTTAATTGCATATTACTGTTTACCTTATTAGTTTTATGGTTTTGAAATTTGCCTCATTCAAATTCCTTGagctataaaattttaaattattgcttgtttgaaatataaagtGGGAGCTACATACGAAACATATATCTCAAGTAAAATTTTCTGACGATACCAGTGCATCTATTGATTGAAGAAATAGTTGTTAAGTGTTTAGAGTTGTTATCAATATGCGGTTATTCAGATGGTAAGCATTATTCGGCATCACCGTTCAATGTAGCTTACACTTTTGTGTTAAATGTGAGTGGTGTAAATTCGGTGCGTGGCACATGCACCTGTCGAATCGAATGGCGCAGTGGAGCATGACGTCGCGGACAGGTCCCGCACCGCGGCACCGTCCACCCGGTCACGAGCCACGGACAGCCTCCGTCGCTCCCATCACGACTGGCTAATTGTTTACTCTGCCGGAACGTGTCTAGCCTCAAGAAACACCCTTTTTACCTAATAATTGTGGCATAGTATCCGATTTGTATTCAGCCGCTCGCTCCCAAACATTTCTGTAcctatttgaatttgaaaatattcccttttatttatttaacattgttGTTGGGATAGCGAacgatatttaattattaagttgAGCTCGTATTTTACTGGACTTAAATTCCATTGAAGCTTTTTCGTGATATTAATTTAATCGGGTTGGCGCGTGGGCTTCGATAAAAATCACAAGATACAATTAAGTACAACTCCCTAAAATACGCGACGTGATCTTTCCTATCTCCGGGTTTCTACCTATTACTTGTATAAACAATAACTTGTTCATGGGGTGGTATGTGTTTGTAGTATGTAAATTGAACTAGCAACTCTGTTAAATATGCGTAACTAGCTACCAAGCGTCAAACAAAACCGTTTAATCTACCCGTATGATGTTAAAGCTTCATAGGAAAGGCACGCGAATCTCGCCTAAGATCTATAAACATTATAGGAGCTCATCTCTCATAAATTAGCAATGGCACGAGTGTATCTCGGAGCGCGTGGAATTCCCATTAAGTAGAATCGTAGTTGTCAAGTGGAATGGTGGCAGGCGGCAGGTTGCGACCACCGTGCAGAATGCGTTGATAATCGGGGACCTGTCGCACGGCCCGGCCGCCTCCGATCTCGCCTTCCGATTCCACGCATCGTACCTAATTCGTGACAATTACTCATGGAGGAATCTTTCCtattaatgtgttttattttttaatctatccTTTAACATAAAAAAGAGTTTTAGACGCTTTAGAGCCGGGTAAACCAAGTTGCTATCGACTCTTGTAATAATGCGCCCCTCGTGTACCTATTTTGCTAGAAGTACAAATCGATACGAAAGCGAAAAGACTGTATCAGAAGTCGAAAATCGCGCTACTTTTGATTTGAAAACCACCTCAATCAAAGTAATTGTATTGAAAGTTGACGTATATGATGTATGTTGCGAGTTGCCACTAATGTGCGAAAAGCTAGTAACATGCAGATTATCTAGGTAATCTGTAGATAACATTATACATTGTGAACGTGGGAATGTATACTTTCACTTACTCGGCTATTTAACAAATTAGCAATgtcataaaactatttttataactaagtcTAGGCTTATCAAATTTATTGAATGCTAAGTTGCAATTATGAATCTCATTGCCTCTATCTCCCGATCTAGCAGTAAATTTATGAACATTGACACTAGTAACTCAATTTTTGaactaaattaattgatttcGATAACAGCtggatataaaatatatttgcaattAGATTTCGATCTCTACATTCTACTTTTGACTACTATTTGTAATCATGTTAGTTAACatcagtaaataattattgCGAATTTTCGATATCTTTATGTCGCTTTTATGAACGTCTTCGATAGAAAACCTAAGGCAGGCTCGTGTCGGCTCTATAGTGATTATAAATCGCCCCTTACTTAAAAAGTGAATTTATTAGCAAAGTTCACGTACTAAGAATTTGACATTGAAATGAGTCATCAGACTTGTGCGTGTCAGCAGCAATCTAATAGACATGTGGAGATGAGGGTGAGGGTGCTCTCCCTAGTTCGCCTGAGGCATCGGGTTTCGTACTTGCAATAATTACTCATGTCTCCGTACACCGGTACACTGTGCACAAAAGAAATAGGAGCGGAACTCTATCAATTCACTTCCTCTTGTCGCGACTCGCAGATGATCGCGTTGTATTATATTGTCAACTTGCATGCGCAATgggcaataaaaataacttacagttgaaataaaaaataaaaaaaacatttatcataattgaaaaaatagcgctcattttaatatttttttacaagttctcTCGTTTACACATTTACCTAAATAATAGTTGTTCTTTTTGTTCACAAAACCACGCATTTAAACACGGATGAAATAATAAggaaattaattacaattctCTCGTTCCaatttaaacaaacacaaaaatgaTGAAACTGCACAGTTGAAAAAACAATCGAAAGTTATCGAACGTAAATCAATGTAGAACATCGGTTACCGAAATGTGGTCTAGTTGGGTGTTATCGgacattatcaaaataaatcgaAGCTGTTGTTTAATTACATGAGTCTGGGCAGGCGCGTCCAAGGTGGGTGGCCGTCGCGGCCGCGGGCGCCGCATCACCCCGGACCTCAGCAAGGAATCTaatcattatcattattgtGAGGATAGTTGTTCCAATTATATAATCGTGAGTATGCAGGATACTCAGCCCAACCTATTAGGTGATATacccttttatttttaaaccttttgTGTATTATTATCCTACGAGAATTGTTTGAATAGTTGGTTAATATTACAAACGTcttaatatttacattgtatGTTTCCTTTAGTTAGGCAGAATATATTGCGTCGATAAAA of the Anticarsia gemmatalis isolate Benzon Research Colony breed Stoneville strain chromosome 3, ilAntGemm2 primary, whole genome shotgun sequence genome contains:
- the LOC142987454 gene encoding uncharacterized protein LOC142987454, which encodes MNNAPQFSLRWNNYVSHVTEAFNVLRFENDLVDVTLCCDGGKIKAHRMLLSACSTYFKQIFRENPCQHPVIIFRNFKFEDLNAIINFMYHGEVNIFQEQLESFLITAELLEVKGLTDNVEDESSKNQLRISDNTSLDLSSKSSRFNEDIVPVLLDEPINLATMQTAREEYIPQANTTKNIPEQENGNVEMQPEIPKEPEASKADDNAKLKTAPSSEDMQVDTQSTSVEDLSEKNNSESELAKFRCQLCPKGFKHPTSLTLHKDSHAGKTQCPVCHRSFSRSYDMRSHLQRIHQGKQLTIKEIRYKNTSDNLTPKPFTHNI